One window of Phycodurus eques isolate BA_2022a chromosome 17, UOR_Pequ_1.1, whole genome shotgun sequence genomic DNA carries:
- the rb1 gene encoding retinoblastoma-associated protein isoform X1: MPPKRRSAGTTHNKEAKTSSSPDLKTSPDLSLKKHRDKDADFVALCKSLHVSDLVCERTWKMYKSLQESLNEFAEDEKRLWGASLFVVVTDMDAVSFTVTRVLKEISMNVKQFVALVRKLDINLDTISMKVNSALTRLENKYDVTLALYQRFEKTCKRVFAVFPEPKESEILRTCWTMFLLAKGRALQMEDDLVISFQLLLCTLELFIKRCPPDLLQPLYQSAISKVQSPVTRTSRRNQKNAKARLVEPEVDVLLLETLCKENECNIDEVKNVYQTSFSAFLVSLDLPKSPGLPQPASVNQQYEEHYLKSRDIDARLFLDSDETLLVPKVEAVQVERTPKKNMLEEDSMPIPQTPIRAAMTSIQQLRGDLTSRGDRPSTNLATYFKNCTVDPTQNVLKRLETMGPKFSQRFAEAVGPRCITLGKQRFTLGVKLYYKVMEAMLKSEEKRLSVQNFSKLLNDSTFHTSLLACALEVVMATYGESSFKTGGYNHGRSGGDPGEADLCFPWILDVLNLSAFDFYKVIESFIKADATLSKDIVKHLETCENLIMERIAWKTDSPLFELLKQEQEGGSVEQAETPVSFGQPLKHEHTAADLYLSPVRPCLRILPPDSPATPGSQAAPPPPSQPAPQAVGQNPRHPKSNSLSLFYKKLYRLAYTRLKMLCSYLLSSHPELEPIIWTLFQHTLQHKYELMRDRHLDQLMMSAMYAIYKVKSVDLRFKTIVSSYKDMPNTSQETFKHVLITEGNYDSIIIFYNEVFMQRLKTNILQYASTRPPTLSPIPQIPRSPYKFPSSPLRVPGSNNVYISPMKSSRSPGIMTPRSRMLVSIGESFGTPNRFQKINQMVNSSDRSLKRISDHGATPKPLKRLRFDVDGQDEPDGSKSDGDSTLIQRLNDLTSARSRMQEQKMKEDAESRKELH; the protein is encoded by the exons ATGCCACCTAAGAGGCGGAGTGCCGGGACGACCCATAACAAAGAGGCGAAAACCAGCTCGTCTCCGGACCTTAAAACGAGTCCCGACTTGTCGCTTAAAAA GCACAGGGACAAGGATGCCGACTTTGTTGCTCTGTGCAAGAGCCTTCATGTGTCTGATCTGGTTTGTGAGCGGACCTGGAAGATGTACAAAAGTCTTCAAGAGTCCCTGAATGAATTTGCT GAAGATGAAAAAAGGTTGTGGGGTGCGTCTCTGTTCGTGGTTGTGACCGACATGGACGCCGTCTCCTTCACCGTAACTCGGGTCCTGAAAGAAATCTCAATGAA tgtGAAGCAGTTTGTGGCTTTGGTTCGAAAATTGGACATCAACTTGGACACAATAAGCATGAAGGTGAATTCAGCGCTGACACGCTTGGAGAACAAATACGACGTGACTCTGGCTCTTTACCAGAGGTTTGAGAA GACGTGCAAAAGAGTCTTTGCCGTGTTCCCGGAGCCAAA GGAGAGCGAGATCTTACGGACCTGTTGGACGATGTTTCTTTTGGCCAAAG GACGGGCCTTGCAGATGGAAGATGACCTGGTCATATCGTTTCAGTTGCTGCTGTGCACGCTCGAGTTATTCATCAAGCGATGCCCCCCTGACCTACTGCAGCCTCTTTACC AATCAGCCATCAGCAAAGTTCAGAGCCCCGTGACACGAACGTCTCGGCGCAACCAGAAAAACGCCAAAGCGAGACTTGTGGAGCCAGAGGTGGACGTCCTGCTTCTGGAAACCTTGTGCAAGGAGAATGAATGCAATATAGATGAG GTCAAGAATGTGTATCAGACTAGTTTCTCTGCCTTCCTGGTGTCTCTGGATCTTCCCAAATCTCCTGGTCTTCCTCAG CCCGCTAGCGTCAACCAGCAGTACGAAGAGCACTACCTCAAGAGTAGAGACATTGATGCACGGCTGTTTTTGGACAGTGATGAGACGCTTCTAGTGCCTAAAGTGGAAGC GGTACAAGTGGAGAGAACACCAAAGAAGAACATGCTGGAAGAAGATTCCATGCCTATCCCTCAGACTCCGATTAG AGCTGCGATGACCTCCATTCAGCAGTTGAGGGGAGACCTCACGTCTCGTGGCGACCGGCCGTCTACCAATTTAGCGACCTATTTCAAG AACTGTACCGTGGACCCCACTCAGAACGTGCTGAAGCGCTTGGAGACAATGGGACCAAAATTCAGCCAGCGGTTTGCTGAGGCCGTTGGACCGCGCTGCATCACTCTTGGAAAGCAG AGGTTTACCCTTGGTGTCAAACTCTACTACAAAGTCATGGAGGCAATGCTAAAATCG GAAGAGAAACGACTGTCTGTGCAAAATTTCAG TAAACTCCTCAACGACTCCACATTCCACACATCGCTCTTGGCCTGTGCTCTGgaggttgtcatggcaacataCGGAG AGAGCAGTTTTAAGACTGGGGGATACAATCACGGACGTAGTGGTGGCGACCCAGGCGAAGCGGACCTGTGCTTTCCGTGGATACTGGACGTGTTGAACCTCAGTGCCTTCGACTTCTACAAAGTCATCGAGAGTTTTATCAAAGCAGACGCAACTCTTAGCAAAGACATCGTCAAACATCTGGAGACCTGCGAGAACCTCATCATGGAACGAATTGCATGGAAGACG GATTCACCTCTTTTCGAGCTCTTGAAGCAGGAGCAAGAGGGTGGCTCAGTGGAGCAAGCGGAGACGCCCGTGAGTTTCGGCCAACCGTTAAAGCACGAGCACACCGCCGCCGACTT GTATCTGTCCCCTGTTCGCCCGTGCCTGCGCATCCTGCCGCCGGACTCCCCCGCCACGCCCGGCTCGCAGGCTGCCCCTCCCCCGCCGAGCCAGCCCGCCCCCCAGGCAGTGGGCCAGAACCCTCGGCACCCGAAGTCCAACTCACTTAGCCTCTTCTATAAGAAAT TGTACCGCCTGGCCTACACCAGACTGAAGATGCTCTGCTCGTATCTCCTGTCCTCCCATCcggagctggagcccatcatCTGGACGCTCTTCCAGCACACTCTGCAGCACAAGTACGAGCTGATGAGAGATCGTCACCTCGACCAG CTGATGATGTCAGCCATGTACGCCATATACAAAGTGAAGAGTGTTGATCTGCGCTTCAAGACCATTGTGTCGTCGTACAAGGACATGCCCAACACCAGCCAGGAG ACTTTCAAGCATGTGTTGATCACAGAGGGCAACTACGACTCCATCATCATCTTCTACAACGAGGTTTTCATGCagaggctgaaaaccaacatccTGCAGTATGCGTCAACAAGA CCTCCTACCCTCTCTCCGATCCCACAAATCCCGCGCAGCCCTTATAAATTTCCCAGTTCACCTCTGCGTGTGCCAGGAAGCAACAATGTGTACATCTCGCCTATGAAGAGCTCGCGTTCCCCCGGCATCATGACTCCTCGCAGCAG AATGCTGGTTTCCATTGGTGAATCATTTGGG acgcCCAATCGCTTCCAAAAGATCAACCAGATGGTCAACAGCAGCGATCGCTCCTTGAAGAGAATTTCGGATCACGgcgccactcccaagcctctgaAGAGGTTACGATTTGATGTTGATGGGCAAGATGAACCCGACGGAAG CAAATCTGATGGCGATTCAACACTGATCCAGAGGCTTAATGATTTGA CGTCCGCCCGCAGCCGCATGCAGGAGCAGAAGATGAAGGAGGATGCGGAGTCCCGCAAGGAGCTGCACTAA
- the LOC133415771 gene encoding short transient receptor potential channel 2-like translates to MNRKMQFPPELIGAIREGKVELVCVLLKTGDGIVRQLDDSEDRLWREALNLSIRLASEGVTDALLQGVKFDFRQIHEALLVAVDTNQPRVVKLLLDRLDQEKGNKMDVRSFSQAIFDRSVDNSQFAPGVTPLTLACQKDLYDIVTVLTQKGHVIPWPHEISCACLECRNGRQYDLLKFSLSRINTYRGMASRAYLSVTSDDAMLSAFSLSSELRKLSRKEPEFKPQYLSLEELCQEFAVELLGMCRNQSEVSTILNSCGDESRDALDEQAFEEGIPDLSRLRLAVNYNQKQFVAHPICQQVLSSIWCGNLAGWRGSTTAWKLFVSVGIFFTMPLLCLAYWIAPKSKVGKILRTPVIKFLLHSASYLWFLITLLGESITMEIYRNTFASRQQNILHSSFHMVWVVGFFWYECKEVWIEGLRSYFLDWWNCLDMMVLSMYLASFALRVLITLKAQFLCLDTNGTEECVYFTQTVRDDWHQEDPQLIAEVLFAVTSMMSFTRLAYILPAHESLGTLQISIGKMIDDMMRFMFILMIIGTAFLCGINNVYVPYVISPHLGRFNETFHFLFWTMFGVANQDYVDMPQFVLAEFVGRVLYGIFTLVIVIVLLNMLIAMITNSFQKIEDDADVEWKFARSKLYLSYFREGLTMPVPFNIIPSPKAFFYILRGTFRRICCCVNCNSAKYPPIASLSKKKGSQDSRVPYRQQVIRALVQRYIESARREFEETKRKDIGNRITELSKAMARMHNDLKVVHQRSADEGHPAAAAPSEDASSFLGKYIFGARNNFRGFNSHPDDKLASHDVTVHHRGDEEDEVKSHVEEKEPDVHHEGERGEARSRLASRSDVLKMEEGRVQLDKDSDGQSKEELTAGALFNTEEGEEKLADTAPYKGVKTGSNEEADAENAFQDIELQEKNVAARWMEGPQFEPNIHEGCDGGENPVSQTTIPSPYGSSSSRDTGFGSREGEAAVDETATRK, encoded by the exons ATGAACAGGAAGATGCAGTTCCCGCCGGAGCTCATCGGCGCCATCCGGGAAGGGAAAGTGGAGCTGGTGTGCGTCCTGCTCAAGACCGGCGACGGCATCGTCCGCCAGCTGGACGACTCTGAAGATCGCCTGTGGAGGGAGGCCCTCAACCTGTCCATCCGCCTGGCCAGCGAGGGCGTCACGGATGCCCTCCTCCAGGGGGTCAAGTTCGACTTCCGTCAGATTCACGAGGCCCTGCTCGTCGCCGTGGACACCAACCAGCCGCGAGTGGTCAAGCTCCTGCTGGACCGCCTGGATCAGGAGAAAGGGAACAAGATGGATGTCCGCTCCTTCTCTCAAGCCATCTTTGACCGCTCCGTTGACAACTCGCAGTTCGCCCCTGGCGTGACCCCGCTGACCCTGGCGTGCCAGAAAGATCTTTACGACATCGTCACCGTGCTGACCCAAAAGGGTCACGTCATCCCGTGGCCGCACGAGATCTCCTGCGCCTGTCTGGAATGTCGCAACGGGCGTCAGTACGACCTGCTCAAGTTCTCCTTGTCCCGCATCAACACCTACCGCGGCATGGCCAGCCGCGCCTACCTCTCCGTCACTTCTGACGACGCCATGCTCAGCGCCTTCAGTCTCAGCAGCGAGCTCCGCAAACTCTCTCGGAAGGAGCCGGAGTTTAAG CCTCAGTACCTGAGCTTGGAAGAGCTTTGTCAAGAGTTTGCCGTGGAGTTGCTGGGCATGTGCCGCAACCAGAGCGAGGTGAGCACCATCCTCAACAGCTGCGGAGACGAGAGCCGGGACGCCTTGGACGAGCAGGCCTTCGAGGAGGGCATCCCCGACCTGTCAAGACTGCGCCTCGCCGTCAACTACAACCAGAAGCAG TTTGTCGCCCACCCCATCTGCCAGCAAGTGCTGTCTTCAATCTGGTGCGGCAACCTGGCGGGCTGGAGAGGCAGCACGACAGCTTGGAAACTCTTTGTCTCTGTTGGGATCTTTTTCACCATGCCCCTCCTTTGCCTCGCCTACTGGATCGCACCAAAGTCAAAG GTGGGAAAGATCCTGAGGACCCCTGTGATCAAGTTCCTTCTTCACTCTGCCTCCTATCTATGGTTCCTCATCACATTGCTGGGCGAATCCATCACCATGGAGATATATCGGAATACGTTTGCTTCCAGGCAGCAGAACATCTTGCACAGCTCCTTCCACATGGTGTGGGTGGTCG GGTTCTTCTGGTACGAGTGCAAGGAAGTGTGGATCGAAGGCCTGAGGAGTTACTTCCTGGACTGGTGGAACTGCTTGGACATGATGGTGCTCAGCATGTACTTGGCCTCCTTCGCCTTACGCGTGCTCATCACGCTCAAGGCTCAATTCCTTTGTCTTGACACGAATGGCACGGAGGAGTGTGTCTACTTCACGCAGACTG TACGTGACGACTGGCATCAGGAGGATCCTCAGCTGATTGCAGAGGTTCTGTTCGCAGTGACGAGCATGATGAGCTTCACAAGGCTTGCCTACATCCTCCCCGCTCACGAGTCCCTGGGAACGCTCCAGATCTCCATCGGGAAGATGATCGATGACATGATGAG GTTCATGTTCATATTGATGATCATTGGAACGGCCTTCCTATGCGGCATCAACAACGTTTACGTCCCTTATGTCATCTCGCCACATCTTGGCAG GTTTAATGAGACGTTCCACTTCCTGTTCTGGACCATGTTCGGCGTGGCCAACCAGGACTACGTGGACATGCCGCAGTTCGTGTtggcggaatttgtcggacggGTTCTGTACGGCATCTTCACGCTCGTCATCGTCATTGTTTTGCTCAACATGCTCATTGCTATGATCACCAACTCCTTTCAGAAAATTGAG GACGATGCAGATGTGGAGTGGAAGTTTGCCAGGTCGAAGCTGTATCTCAGTTACTTCAGAGAAGGCCTGACCATGCCGGTCCCCTTCAACATCATCCCCTCCCCTAAAGCTTTCTTCTACATCTTAAG GGGCACCTTTAGGCGTATCTGCTGTTGCGTTAATTGTAATTCTGCAAAGTACCCACCAATAGCTTCATTG tcaaagaaaaaggGCTCGCAGGACAGCCGGGTACCGTACCGGCAGCAGGTGATCAGAGCTCTGGTGCAGCGATACATCGAATCGGCTCGCAGGGAGTTTGAAGAGACCAAGAGAAAAG ATATTGGTAATCGCATCACAGAGCTGAGCAAAGCCATGGCGAGGATGCACAATGACCTGAAAGTGGTCCATCAGCGTTCGGCCGACGAGGGGCACCCTGCGGCCGCTGCGCCGTCCGAGGACGCCTCCTCTTTCCTGGGCAAATATATCTTCGGCGCCAGGAACAATTTCAGAGGCTTTAACAGCCATCCGGATGACAAATTGGCGTCGCACGACGTAACGGTGCACCACCGAGGGGACGAAGAAGATGAAGTAAAAAGCCACGTGGAAGAAAAGGAGCCGGACGTGCATCACGAGGGCGAACGTGGGGAGGCGAGGTCAAGGCTGGCGTCGCGCAGTGATGTGCTGAAGATGGAGGAGGGCAGAGTTCAGCTGGATAAAGACTCTGACGGTCAATCCAAAGAGGAGCTCACAGCGGGAGCACTTTTCAATacagaagaaggagaagaaaagcTTGCCGATACTGCGCCTTACAAAGGAGTTAAAACAGGAAGCAATGAGGAGGCTGACGCAGAGAACGCGTTTCAAGATATAGAgctgcaagaaaaaaatgtggcgGCCCGATGGATGGAAGGGCCGCAGTTTGAGCCCAATATCCACGAGGGCTGTGATGGGGGTGAAAATCCCGTGAGCCAGACAACCATACCTTCGCCCTACGGTAGCAGCAGCTCCAGGGACACGGGATTCGGTTCCCGAGAGGGCGAGGCCGCCGTTGATGAGACTGCAACCCGAAAGTAG
- the rb1 gene encoding retinoblastoma-associated protein isoform X2 yields MYKSLQESLNEFAEDEKRLWGASLFVVVTDMDAVSFTVTRVLKEISMNVKQFVALVRKLDINLDTISMKVNSALTRLENKYDVTLALYQRFEKTCKRVFAVFPEPKESEILRTCWTMFLLAKGRALQMEDDLVISFQLLLCTLELFIKRCPPDLLQPLYQSAISKVQSPVTRTSRRNQKNAKARLVEPEVDVLLLETLCKENECNIDEVKNVYQTSFSAFLVSLDLPKSPGLPQPASVNQQYEEHYLKSRDIDARLFLDSDETLLVPKVEAVQVERTPKKNMLEEDSMPIPQTPIRAAMTSIQQLRGDLTSRGDRPSTNLATYFKNCTVDPTQNVLKRLETMGPKFSQRFAEAVGPRCITLGKQRFTLGVKLYYKVMEAMLKSEEKRLSVQNFSKLLNDSTFHTSLLACALEVVMATYGESSFKTGGYNHGRSGGDPGEADLCFPWILDVLNLSAFDFYKVIESFIKADATLSKDIVKHLETCENLIMERIAWKTDSPLFELLKQEQEGGSVEQAETPVSFGQPLKHEHTAADLYLSPVRPCLRILPPDSPATPGSQAAPPPPSQPAPQAVGQNPRHPKSNSLSLFYKKLYRLAYTRLKMLCSYLLSSHPELEPIIWTLFQHTLQHKYELMRDRHLDQLMMSAMYAIYKVKSVDLRFKTIVSSYKDMPNTSQETFKHVLITEGNYDSIIIFYNEVFMQRLKTNILQYASTRPPTLSPIPQIPRSPYKFPSSPLRVPGSNNVYISPMKSSRSPGIMTPRSRMLVSIGESFGTPNRFQKINQMVNSSDRSLKRISDHGATPKPLKRLRFDVDGQDEPDGSKSDGDSTLIQRLNDLTSARSRMQEQKMKEDAESRKELH; encoded by the exons ATGTACAAAAGTCTTCAAGAGTCCCTGAATGAATTTGCT GAAGATGAAAAAAGGTTGTGGGGTGCGTCTCTGTTCGTGGTTGTGACCGACATGGACGCCGTCTCCTTCACCGTAACTCGGGTCCTGAAAGAAATCTCAATGAA tgtGAAGCAGTTTGTGGCTTTGGTTCGAAAATTGGACATCAACTTGGACACAATAAGCATGAAGGTGAATTCAGCGCTGACACGCTTGGAGAACAAATACGACGTGACTCTGGCTCTTTACCAGAGGTTTGAGAA GACGTGCAAAAGAGTCTTTGCCGTGTTCCCGGAGCCAAA GGAGAGCGAGATCTTACGGACCTGTTGGACGATGTTTCTTTTGGCCAAAG GACGGGCCTTGCAGATGGAAGATGACCTGGTCATATCGTTTCAGTTGCTGCTGTGCACGCTCGAGTTATTCATCAAGCGATGCCCCCCTGACCTACTGCAGCCTCTTTACC AATCAGCCATCAGCAAAGTTCAGAGCCCCGTGACACGAACGTCTCGGCGCAACCAGAAAAACGCCAAAGCGAGACTTGTGGAGCCAGAGGTGGACGTCCTGCTTCTGGAAACCTTGTGCAAGGAGAATGAATGCAATATAGATGAG GTCAAGAATGTGTATCAGACTAGTTTCTCTGCCTTCCTGGTGTCTCTGGATCTTCCCAAATCTCCTGGTCTTCCTCAG CCCGCTAGCGTCAACCAGCAGTACGAAGAGCACTACCTCAAGAGTAGAGACATTGATGCACGGCTGTTTTTGGACAGTGATGAGACGCTTCTAGTGCCTAAAGTGGAAGC GGTACAAGTGGAGAGAACACCAAAGAAGAACATGCTGGAAGAAGATTCCATGCCTATCCCTCAGACTCCGATTAG AGCTGCGATGACCTCCATTCAGCAGTTGAGGGGAGACCTCACGTCTCGTGGCGACCGGCCGTCTACCAATTTAGCGACCTATTTCAAG AACTGTACCGTGGACCCCACTCAGAACGTGCTGAAGCGCTTGGAGACAATGGGACCAAAATTCAGCCAGCGGTTTGCTGAGGCCGTTGGACCGCGCTGCATCACTCTTGGAAAGCAG AGGTTTACCCTTGGTGTCAAACTCTACTACAAAGTCATGGAGGCAATGCTAAAATCG GAAGAGAAACGACTGTCTGTGCAAAATTTCAG TAAACTCCTCAACGACTCCACATTCCACACATCGCTCTTGGCCTGTGCTCTGgaggttgtcatggcaacataCGGAG AGAGCAGTTTTAAGACTGGGGGATACAATCACGGACGTAGTGGTGGCGACCCAGGCGAAGCGGACCTGTGCTTTCCGTGGATACTGGACGTGTTGAACCTCAGTGCCTTCGACTTCTACAAAGTCATCGAGAGTTTTATCAAAGCAGACGCAACTCTTAGCAAAGACATCGTCAAACATCTGGAGACCTGCGAGAACCTCATCATGGAACGAATTGCATGGAAGACG GATTCACCTCTTTTCGAGCTCTTGAAGCAGGAGCAAGAGGGTGGCTCAGTGGAGCAAGCGGAGACGCCCGTGAGTTTCGGCCAACCGTTAAAGCACGAGCACACCGCCGCCGACTT GTATCTGTCCCCTGTTCGCCCGTGCCTGCGCATCCTGCCGCCGGACTCCCCCGCCACGCCCGGCTCGCAGGCTGCCCCTCCCCCGCCGAGCCAGCCCGCCCCCCAGGCAGTGGGCCAGAACCCTCGGCACCCGAAGTCCAACTCACTTAGCCTCTTCTATAAGAAAT TGTACCGCCTGGCCTACACCAGACTGAAGATGCTCTGCTCGTATCTCCTGTCCTCCCATCcggagctggagcccatcatCTGGACGCTCTTCCAGCACACTCTGCAGCACAAGTACGAGCTGATGAGAGATCGTCACCTCGACCAG CTGATGATGTCAGCCATGTACGCCATATACAAAGTGAAGAGTGTTGATCTGCGCTTCAAGACCATTGTGTCGTCGTACAAGGACATGCCCAACACCAGCCAGGAG ACTTTCAAGCATGTGTTGATCACAGAGGGCAACTACGACTCCATCATCATCTTCTACAACGAGGTTTTCATGCagaggctgaaaaccaacatccTGCAGTATGCGTCAACAAGA CCTCCTACCCTCTCTCCGATCCCACAAATCCCGCGCAGCCCTTATAAATTTCCCAGTTCACCTCTGCGTGTGCCAGGAAGCAACAATGTGTACATCTCGCCTATGAAGAGCTCGCGTTCCCCCGGCATCATGACTCCTCGCAGCAG AATGCTGGTTTCCATTGGTGAATCATTTGGG acgcCCAATCGCTTCCAAAAGATCAACCAGATGGTCAACAGCAGCGATCGCTCCTTGAAGAGAATTTCGGATCACGgcgccactcccaagcctctgaAGAGGTTACGATTTGATGTTGATGGGCAAGATGAACCCGACGGAAG CAAATCTGATGGCGATTCAACACTGATCCAGAGGCTTAATGATTTGA CGTCCGCCCGCAGCCGCATGCAGGAGCAGAAGATGAAGGAGGATGCGGAGTCCCGCAAGGAGCTGCACTAA
- the LOC133415774 gene encoding lysophosphatidic acid receptor 6-like → MSNTSAAHTLMKCNKSDDFKYPLYSTVFSLVFVFGFLFNLVAVYIFGCTLKLRNETTTYMVNLVVSDSLFVLSLPFRIVYFIKREWMFGSELCKISVALFYTNMYGSILFLTCISVDRFLAIVHPFRSQKLRTKRNAKLACVTVWVLVLSGSIPTGFLLDTTSPKNVNASSNYCFENYSSNQWKSELSKVVMFIETVGFVIPLMVNVFCSVMVLRTLKKPQTISRGGSINKAKILRMIIVHLLIFCFCFIPYNVNLMFYSLVRTKVLKGCYAEHVVRTIYPISLCIAVTNCCFDPVVYYFTSETIQSSIKRKSTVWHNGVKLLDRLHGDSAQSTPNSTPKSLALRSLRSKCPDAKSLQSQDNSTM, encoded by the coding sequence ATGTCCAACACCAGTGCCGCTCACACTTTGATGAAATGCAACAAGAGCGACGACTTCAAGTACCCTCTGTACAGCACAGTTTTCAGCCTGGTGTTCGTCTTCGGATTCCTCTTCAACCTTGTGGCTGTCTACATTTTCGGGTGCACGCTGAAGCTGAGGAACGAGACCACGACGTACATGGTGAACCTGGTCGTTTCGGACTCTCTCTTCGTCCTGAGCCTGCCTTTTCGGATCGTCTACTTCATTAAACGGGAATGGATGTTTGGAAGCGAGCTGTGCAAGATTTCCGTGGCACTTTTCTACACTAACATGTACGGCAGCATCCTCTTCCTCACCTGCATCAGCGTCGACCGCTTCCTGGCCATCGTGCACCCGTTTCGATCCCAAAAACTTCGGACTAAGCGGAACGCCAAACTAGCTTGTGTTACAGTGTGGGTGTTGGTTCTTTCTGGAAGCATCCCCACTGGGTTCCTTCTGGACACCACATCACCCAAAAACGTTAACGCCTCTTCCAACTACTGCTTTGAAAACTACTCCAGTAACCAGTGGAAGTCCGAGTTGTCCAAGGTGGTGATGTTCATCGAGACGGTGGGCTTCGTGATCCCGCTGATGGTCAATGTTTTCTGCTCCGTGATGGTTCTTCGGACTTTGAAGAAACCCCAGACCATCAGCCGGGGCGGCAGCATCAATAAGGCAAAAATCCTGAGGATGATCATTGTGCATCTGCTCATCTTCTGCTTCTGTTTCATTCCCTACAATGTCAATCTCATGTTCTACTCTCTGGTCCGGACCAAAGTTCTCAAAGGATGTTACGCGGAACATGTGGTCAGAACCATCTACCCCATTTCACTGTGCATAGCCGTGACCAACTGCTGCTTCGATCCCGTTGTTTATTACTTCACTTCGGAGACCATTCAGAGCTCCATCAAACGCAAGTCCACCGTGTGGCACAACGGCGTCAAGCTCCTCGACAGATTACATGGGGACAGCGCACAAAGCACCCCGAATTCTACGCCCAAAAGTCTGGCCTTGAGGTCTCTGAGAAGCAAGTGCCCAGACGCAAAGAGTTTACAGTCGCAAGACAACTCTACCATGTGA